In the Gossypium raimondii isolate GPD5lz chromosome 9, ASM2569854v1, whole genome shotgun sequence genome, one interval contains:
- the LOC105798583 gene encoding mitogen-activated protein kinase kinase kinase NPK1, with translation MQELVGSVRRRSFVFRSSTSSDDAGGGLGGFVEKIGASIRRSRIGLFAKPPAPPALPSVKKRDAPTIRWRKGELIGCGAFGRVYMGMNLDSGELLAVKQVLIAANASKEKTQAHIRELEEEVKLLQNLSHPNIVRYLGTAREDDSLNILLEFVPGGSISSLLGKFGSFPESVIRMYTKQLLLGLEYLHENRIVHRDIKGANILVDNKGCIKLADFGASKKVVELATINGAKSMKGTPYWMAPEVILQTGHSFSADIWSVGCTVIEMATGKPPWSQQYQEVAALFHIGTTKSHPPIPEHLSPEAKDLLLKCLQKEPGLRPSASDLLQHPFVTGDYQEPQAVLRRSIMEPENLEMASGVNLRSSINSEIRSTCTGLKDVCEMGSVSCSTAFLGKFSEPGAYWRGSNCDNSMCEIDDKDDLEFNASVKFSSVLSSADLNKSFNPMCEPTEDWPPKLDQSSELSRSGVNLSLDETMEAASTPGMSGKEENGFTFLCGPTTGDDDEEVTESKIRAFLDEKALELKKLQSPLYEQFYNTLNGSLPPSVGTANGENILSLPPKSRSPKRLPSRRLSAVADAANMVSSKSRMNHLSNTAVVRDRTLQEIQPPSVEEWKGQDIISPSMSFSERQRRWKEELDQELERKREMLRMISSPKDKFLFGQREQIRSPFPGK, from the exons ATGCAGGAGCTTGTTGGATCGGTTCGCCGCCGGTCCTTTGTCTTTAGGTCTTCAACCTCCAGCGACGATGCCGGTGGAGGACTTGGAGGCTTTGTTGAGAAGATCGGCGCCAGCATTCGCAGATCGCGAATCGGCTTGTTCGCTAAGCCACCTGCTCCACCCGCTCTTCCTTCTGTTAAGAAAAGGGACGCTCCTACGATCCGGTGGCGGAAGGGCGAGTTGATTGGTTGTGGCGCCTTTGGTCGGGTTTACATGGGGATGAATCTTGACTCCGGCGAGTTACTAGCTGTTAAACAG GTTTTGATAGCGGCAAATGCTTCAAAGGAGAAAACACAG GCTCATATTAGAGAGCTCGAAGAAGAAGTGAAGCTTCTACAGAATCTGTCACATCCAAACATTGTT AGATATTTGGGCACCGCAAGAGAGGACGATTCGTTGAATATTCTATTGGAGTTTGTACCAGGTGGATCCATTTCCTCACTTTTGGGGAAGTTTGGATCTTTCCCCGAATCT GTTATAAGAATGTACACTAAACAACTTTTGTTGGGACTGGAATATCTTCACGAAAATAGAATCGTGCATAGAGACATCAAG GGAGCAAACATTCTTGTGGATAACAAGGGTTGTATCAAACTTGCAGACTTTGGTGCATCCAAAAAAGTTGTCGAGTTg GCTACAATAAATGGAGCCAAATCAATGAAGGGAACTCCTTATTGGATGGCTCCTGAAGTTATTCTCCAAACTGGGCATAGCTT CTCTGCCGATATTTGGAGTGTTGGCTGTACTGTGATTGAGATGGCTACTGGAAAGCCCCCTTGGAGCCAACAGTATCAGGAG GTTGCTGCTCTCTTTCATATTGGGACAACTAAATCTCATCCACCCATCCCTGAGCATCTCTCCCCTGAGGCTAAAGACCTTTTGTTAAAATGCCTACAGAA GGAACCAGGACTGAGACCTAGTGCATCAGACTTGCTTCAG CACCCTTTTGTCACTGGGGACTATCAGGAACCTCAAGCGGTGCTTCGTAGATCAATTATG GAACCTGAAAATCTGGAGATGGCATCTGGGGTGAACCTGAGAAGCTC AATAAATTCGGAGATCAGGTCAACCTGCACGGGTTTAAAGGACGTTTGTGAGATGGGTAGTGTGAGTTGCTCTACAGCATTTCTTGGGAAATTCTCAGAACCAGGAGCGTATTGGAGGGGAAGCAATTGTGACAATAGCATGTGTGAGATAGATGACAAAGATGATCTAGAATTTAATGCTTCTGTAAAGTTCTCCTCTGTTTTATCATCTGCTGACTTGAATAAA AGTTTCAATCCCATGTGTGAACCCACTGAAGACTGGCCACCCAAATTAGATCAAAGTTCTGAGCTAAGCCGAAGTGGAGTAAACTTGTCTTTGGATGAAACAATGGAAGCTGCTAGCACTCCTGGAATGTCTGGTAAGGAGGAGAATGGCTTCACTTTTCTCTGTGGACCTACAACaggtgatgatgatgaagaagttACAGAGTCAAAAATTAGAGCCTTCCTGGATGAAAAG GCTCTGGAACTGAAGAAGCTGCAATCTCCTCTGTATGAACAGTTCTACAACACATTGAATGGTAGTCTTCCACCTTCTGTTGGAACTGCAAATGGTGAAAATATTTTGAGCTTACCTCCTAAAAGTAGGTCACCTAAGCGGCTGCCTAGCAGAAGACTCTCAGCAGTTGCTGATGCTGCCAACATGGTTAGCTCAAAGAGTCGTATGAATCATTTGTCAAATACTGCAGTTGTTCGTGACCGGACTTTACAAGAAATTCAGCCACCGTCTGTTGAGGAATGGAAAGGGCAGGATATAATTAGTCCGAG CATGAGCTTTTCTGAGAGACAAAGGAGATGGAAGGAAGAGCTTGACCAAGAGCTTGAGAGAAAGCGAG AGATGCTGCGGATGATATCATCTCCAAAGGATAAGTTTCTATTTGGACAAAGAGAACAAATACGGTCTCCATTTCCTGGCAAGTAA